The genomic segment AAGCAGCAGAAAGTATTACAGCCATATTCCCGGCTTCGTTTTTACCTATGGTTTCTGCATATCTGGCAACACGGGTTGCATGACCTATGCGTTTAAAATCCCGTTTAAAATATTTTTTCATCTCAATGGCAACACGATTTTTCAAGAGGTCTTCTTTTTGAGCAATCAGCTCAGGGGGGAGGTTTCCTATGCACTGTTCTGCATATTTACAATAGGAAGCACATCCAAAATCCATTTTAGGGTTGGCAAACCTGTGACCGCAATGATCGCATTTTCTAGCAGTGTCATCTTTGAAAAATTCAACATTTTTATTGCATTCAGGGCATTTAACCTCATAAATTGCATCCTCTTTCCAATATAATGTATCTTGTCCAGGACATTTCATGATAAGCCTCCATATTTTTATTTTAAATGATTTTCATATTAACTGTATGTTTATCAAAATATTCTTAGCACTGCATTGACTTAGGTCAAATTAAAAGCTAAATTTAATATCCTGTTTATTTAATTTATGGTTAAATTAAAAACAAAAAAGGAAAAGATTATGAAATATATCATTATCGGAAACGGGGCTGCAGGCATTAATGGAGCTGAAGCTGTCAGGAATATAGACTCTCAGGGCAGCATTACCATGATTTCAGACGAAGCGGTTGTTCCATATTCCAGACCTATGATAAGCATGGCACTTGCAGGTGATGTTTCTTTTGATAAACTTCCCGTCAGAAATGCGGATTTTTATGAAGATTTAAAAATAACGCCTGTCCTGGGACAGCGTGTTTCAAAAATTGATCCTGACAACAAACTTGTCTTTATCCATGAAAACATAAGCAATAAAACACGATCTATCCCTTTTGATAAACTGCTCATAGCTTCAGGTGCAGATCCAAGACCTGTGAAAGCCCGGGGTCTTGATCTTGGCAATATATTTTATATGCGCACTCAAAACCATGTCAGGCAGATGCTCAATGTACTTCCTGATGTTAAAAATGCCCTGGTGCTTGGAGGAGGGCTGGTTGGTTTTAAAGCTGCATACGGACTGATAAGCAGGGGAATAAATGTTACCATGCTTATTAAATCATCATACCCTCTTTCCATGCAGGTTGATGATATTGCAGGGAAAATGATTTTAGATGAAATGCTGAACCGGGGTTTAAAGGTTTTTTCCGGTATTGAAATTTCAGGTTTTGAAGGTGATGAAAATGTTAAAACCGCATATCTTTCTGATAATACAAAAACAGAATGCGATATGGTTGTAATTGCTAAAGGTGTACTGCCTGCTGTTTCCTTTGTTCCCAGAGATAAAATAAAGGTTGACCTGGGAATTGTGGTAAATGAAAACATGGAAACCAGTGTCCCGGGGATATTTGCAGCCGGAGATGCTGCTCAATATATTGATATTGCACGCCAGGTTAGCTGGGTAAATGCCATATGGCCTGAAGCTGCTGCACAAGGACATGCTGCAGGTACAAATATGGCCGGCAGGCCTTTTTCCTATAAAGGAAGCCTGGGCAGAAATGTTATACGTATATTTAATATGGATATAATGACTGGAGGGGTTGTTCTGCCTGAGAAAGATTCCTGTTGTGAGATTTTTGTTGAGAAAAAAAAGAAACAATATAAAAAACTTGTTTTTAAAGACAATA from the Desulfonema limicola genome contains:
- a CDS encoding HD domain-containing protein, yielding MKCPGQDTLYWKEDAIYEVKCPECNKNVEFFKDDTARKCDHCGHRFANPKMDFGCASYCKYAEQCIGNLPPELIAQKEDLLKNRVAIEMKKYFKRDFKRIGHATRVARYAETIGKNEAGNMAVILSAAYLHDIGIHEAERKFNSTAPKYQEQEGPPIAREILTRLGANETLINEVCDIVGHHHHPRDEETLNFKVIYDADLIENLSEKHKENPMEKDRILKIINKSFMTESGKKEAEKVLAAN
- a CDS encoding NAD(P)/FAD-dependent oxidoreductase; the encoded protein is MKYIIIGNGAAGINGAEAVRNIDSQGSITMISDEAVVPYSRPMISMALAGDVSFDKLPVRNADFYEDLKITPVLGQRVSKIDPDNKLVFIHENISNKTRSIPFDKLLIASGADPRPVKARGLDLGNIFYMRTQNHVRQMLNVLPDVKNALVLGGGLVGFKAAYGLISRGINVTMLIKSSYPLSMQVDDIAGKMILDEMLNRGLKVFSGIEISGFEGDENVKTAYLSDNTKTECDMVVIAKGVLPAVSFVPRDKIKVDLGIVVNENMETSVPGIFAAGDAAQYIDIARQVSWVNAIWPEAAAQGHAAGTNMAGRPFSYKGSLGRNVIRIFNMDIMTGGVVLPEKDSCCEIFVEKKKKQYKKLVFKDNILIGMVMVNNIEQGGVLLSLIQNQVPVKIDKHRLLSPFFNYKQLI